A portion of the Lolium rigidum isolate FL_2022 chromosome 1, APGP_CSIRO_Lrig_0.1, whole genome shotgun sequence genome contains these proteins:
- the LOC124682826 gene encoding (DL)-glycerol-3-phosphatase 2-like, producing the protein MASMDSGEGQAAPVPVPAPRATVTHVIFDMDGLLLDTEGFYTEVQEKILARYGKVFDWSLKAKMMGKKATESARIFVDECGLTGLLTPEQFLEERESMLQELFPSCVILPGVLRLIHHLHANKIPICVATGSHKRHFALKTQNHQEMFALMHHVVMGDDPEVKAGKPSPDIFLTAMRRFEGNVEPSNCLVFEDAPSGVGAAKNAGMYAVMVPDLRLDVSYHKQADQVLSSLLDFNPTEWGLPPFTE; encoded by the exons ATGGCATCGATGGACTCCGGCGAGGGGCAGGCAGCGCCGGTTCCGGTGCCTGCGCCGAGGGCCACCGTCACGCACGTCATCTTCGACATGGACGGGCTCCTGCTAG ACACGGAGGGGTTCTACACGGAGGTTCAGGAGAAGATCCTCGCGAGGTACGGCAAGGTATTCGACTGGTCCCTCAAGGCCAAGATGATGGGCAAGAAGGCCACGGAGTCGGCGCGCATCTTTGTGGACGAGTGCGGCCTCACTGGCCTGCTCACTCCGGAGCAGTTCCTCGAGGAGCGCGAGAGCATGCTGCAGGAGCTCTTCCCCTCCTGCGTCATTCTCCCTG GGGTGCTACGCTTGATTCATCATCTCCATGCAAACAAAATACCTATCTGTGTTGCGACAGG ATCCCATAAACGTCATTTTGCACTGAAGACACAGAACCACCAGGAAATGTTTGCCCTGATGCATCACGTTGTTATGGGGGATGATCCAGAGGTGAAGGCTGGCAAGCCATCTCCTGATATTTTCCTTACTGCCATGAGGAGGTTTGAG GGTAATGTAGAACCCAGTAACTGCTTGGTATTTGAAGATGCACCATCAGGTGTAGGAGCAGCTAAGAATGCTGGAAT GTATGCGGTGATGGTTCCAGATCTGAGGCTGGATGTTTCATACCACAAACAAGCTGACCAAGTTCTCAGTTCCCTGTTGGATTTCAATCCGACCGAATGGGGGTTGCCACCTTTTACAGAGTAG